The following proteins are encoded in a genomic region of Clostridium kluyveri:
- a CDS encoding amino acid ABC transporter permease: MNISDGAIRIIQILQDSFFPLLKAGIQFTVPLTLESFILGLVLALITALARISNVKPLVLLARFYVWIVRGTPLLVQLFIIFYGLPAVGITMEPLPAAIIGFTLSVGAYNSEIIRAAILSIPKGQWEAAFSIGMTNTQVIRRIVLPQAVRVSVPPLSNSFISLVKDTSLAASITLTEMFQVAQRITASTYEPLWLYSEAAFIYLIFCTVLSSIQNKIEVKVEKYVSI, from the coding sequence ATGAATATAAGTGATGGAGCAATAAGAATAATACAAATATTACAAGATTCTTTTTTCCCTTTGTTAAAAGCTGGTATTCAATTTACTGTGCCGCTTACATTAGAATCATTTATTCTTGGGTTAGTGCTTGCATTAATAACAGCTTTAGCCCGTATATCAAATGTTAAGCCTCTTGTATTATTGGCACGTTTTTATGTATGGATTGTAAGGGGAACTCCTTTATTAGTACAATTATTCATTATATTTTATGGGTTGCCAGCTGTAGGTATAACAATGGAACCACTGCCAGCAGCTATTATTGGATTTACATTGAGTGTAGGAGCATATAATTCTGAAATAATTAGGGCTGCTATTTTATCAATACCTAAAGGTCAGTGGGAGGCGGCATTTTCTATAGGTATGACAAATACTCAAGTAATCCGGCGTATTGTTCTGCCTCAGGCAGTACGGGTTTCTGTACCACCTCTGTCTAATTCTTTTATATCACTGGTTAAGGATACTTCACTTGCTGCCAGCATTACCCTAACTGAAATGTTTCAAGTGGCGCAAAGAATAACGGCATCAACCTATGAACCTCTGTGGTTATATAGTGAAGCGGCATTTATATATTTAATATTTTGTACGGTACTCTCTTCAATTCAAAATAAAATTGAAGTGAAAGTAGAAAAATATGTATCTATATAA
- a CDS encoding sensor histidine kinase translates to MKFMNKIKTNWSLTTKFLVTLVFIIMIEFIVVMFVWRSAIIYTKNNLPGFNPEKFTWTFSKYIDIEDNKPILNEEGKNELVKNKAWIQIIDESFKEMYSFKKPQEVPKIYTPIKMAHIYKYDIANYSIFISEKEYNNESFTYIIGFPTWRIAKHTVIFNPTALRNFFGGGFIVLLAVNVIIAVIASYFIFGKRMGRPLETIINSINELSRGHYETNHVEQGVYKNVFANLNNLGKTLKENKNKREEMEKMRESWISAISHDVKTPLSSIKGYAEIMKDSDYTFSQNEILEYSKIIYDKSSYIQGLVEDLNLTYKLKNRTIPLKKENVNVVALIQNIIVEILNHPLYSNRNINIYFERENINILTDKNLFRRAISNLIFNAIIHNPQEVRVDVSVYKKDKVHILIKDNGRGISQNDLKYIFERYYRGTSTNISVEGSGLGMAISKQIIDAQGGSINVESTLGKGTNIDIVL, encoded by the coding sequence ATGAAATTTATGAACAAAATTAAAACCAATTGGAGCCTTACAACAAAATTTTTAGTAACTCTGGTATTTATAATTATGATAGAGTTTATTGTAGTTATGTTTGTATGGAGGAGTGCTATTATATACACCAAAAATAATTTGCCAGGATTTAATCCTGAAAAGTTTACATGGACTTTTTCAAAATATATAGATATTGAAGATAATAAGCCTATTTTGAATGAAGAAGGTAAAAATGAGCTTGTAAAAAATAAAGCCTGGATTCAAATAATAGATGAAAGTTTTAAGGAAATGTATTCTTTTAAAAAGCCACAGGAGGTACCAAAGATATACACTCCCATAAAAATGGCCCATATTTATAAATATGATATAGCCAATTATTCTATATTTATAAGTGAAAAAGAATATAATAATGAAAGTTTTACATATATTATAGGTTTTCCTACCTGGCGTATAGCAAAACACACCGTTATTTTCAATCCAACTGCACTTAGAAATTTTTTTGGAGGAGGGTTTATTGTACTTTTAGCTGTAAATGTTATTATTGCAGTGATTGCCTCTTATTTTATATTTGGAAAAAGAATGGGAAGGCCTCTTGAAACTATTATTAACAGTATAAATGAGCTTTCCAGGGGACATTATGAAACTAATCATGTGGAACAGGGGGTTTATAAAAATGTATTTGCCAATTTAAATAATTTAGGCAAAACTCTAAAAGAAAATAAGAATAAAAGAGAAGAAATGGAAAAGATGAGGGAAAGCTGGATTTCCGCCATATCCCATGATGTAAAAACTCCCCTGTCTTCTATAAAAGGATACGCTGAAATAATGAAAGATTCTGATTACACTTTTTCACAGAATGAAATTTTAGAGTATTCAAAAATAATATACGATAAATCTTCATATATTCAAGGATTAGTTGAAGATTTAAATCTCACTTATAAATTGAAAAACAGGACTATACCCTTAAAAAAAGAAAATGTAAATGTGGTGGCACTTATTCAAAATATAATTGTGGAAATTTTAAATCACCCTCTATATTCAAATAGAAATATAAATATTTATTTTGAAAGAGAAAATATAAATATTTTAACAGATAAAAATCTATTTAGAAGAGCCATCTCCAATTTGATTTTTAATGCCATAATACATAATCCACAGGAAGTTAGGGTGGATGTTTCAGTTTATAAAAAAGATAAGGTTCATATTTTAATAAAAGATAATGGCAGGGGAATATCCCAGAATGATTTAAAATACATTTTTGAAAGATATTACAGAGGCACAAGTACCAATATTTCTGTTGAAGGTTCTGGACTTGGCATGGCCATATCCAAACAGATAATAGATGCCCAGGGAGGTAGTATAAATGTAGAGAGTACTCTAGGGAAGGGTACCAATATAGATATAGTACTGTAG
- a CDS encoding response regulator transcription factor, whose product MYDEILDKKILLIDDEIELLKLMETVLRKEGFKRVFKVLKGTDGINLCKNEKPDIVVLDVMMEDMDGFEVCRAIREFSYVPVVFLSARGDHIDKILALGLGADDYVTKPFSPKEVVFRIKAHLRRNIYIKNELTMKKEKICFGDLIIDFQKGEVLKSGKNVTLTPKEYHLLCYMAQNANQILTKEMICDEVWNDNYEGYDNTIMVHMRKLRQKLESNPSKPQYIVTVKGLGYKFNIPQN is encoded by the coding sequence ATGTATGATGAAATTTTAGATAAAAAAATTCTTTTAATTGATGATGAAATAGAATTGTTGAAACTTATGGAGACAGTTCTCAGAAAAGAAGGCTTTAAGAGGGTATTTAAAGTTTTAAAGGGCACAGATGGCATAAATTTATGTAAAAATGAAAAACCTGATATAGTAGTTTTAGATGTTATGATGGAGGATATGGATGGTTTTGAAGTTTGCAGGGCTATCAGAGAATTTTCTTATGTACCTGTTGTTTTTTTATCTGCCAGAGGTGATCATATAGATAAAATACTGGCTCTTGGACTGGGAGCAGATGATTATGTGACAAAACCTTTCAGCCCTAAAGAAGTTGTGTTTAGAATTAAAGCTCACCTAAGGAGAAATATATACATAAAAAATGAACTCACCATGAAAAAGGAGAAAATATGCTTTGGAGATTTAATTATTGATTTTCAAAAGGGAGAAGTGCTAAAGAGCGGCAAAAATGTTACACTTACCCCTAAAGAGTATCATCTTTTATGTTATATGGCGCAAAATGCCAATCAGATATTGACAAAGGAGATGATATGTGATGAGGTGTGGAATGATAATTATGAAGGATATGACAATACCATAATGGTTCATATGAGAAAGCTTAGACAAAAATTAGAAAGTAATCCTTCAAAGCCCCAATATATAGTTACTGTAAAGGGACTGGGATATAAGTTTAATATTCCCCAAAATTAA
- a CDS encoding YibE/F family protein — MLKLFTKESKKYFFSLTILFLFIVQSIIPLRVFADDNSKTVNTDSIRAKIVQIVSVKKNNITAGDKDIVLEEQTLKIQILNGKHKGENVTIKNTVDPSRQGNPIFNKGDQVFLSISEDSNGNITSSNIYQVARDKPLTYLLIFFILSMILIGKGKGFKSIITLTFTCFMVIKVFLNLILQGYNPITISIFVCIAITIVSLVMIGGINRKTISAIIGTTSGVVISGVISFIVVNSTKVSGVGTEEAQLLMDIPLKHALDFKAILFAAILIGALGAVMDVSMSIASTMTEIKEAHPKISPGRLMKAGMVVGRDTMGTMATTLILAYISGSICLVLGYLANNSNFLDIVNQDMIACEIIKTLAGSIGLIFTIPITVIVCCILSD, encoded by the coding sequence ATGTTAAAACTGTTTACAAAAGAGAGTAAAAAGTATTTCTTTTCTTTAACCATTCTTTTCTTATTTATTGTACAAAGTATAATTCCTTTAAGAGTATTTGCAGATGATAATTCAAAAACCGTAAATACAGATTCTATCAGAGCTAAAATTGTACAAATAGTATCTGTGAAAAAAAATAATATTACCGCAGGTGACAAGGATATTGTTCTAGAAGAACAGACATTAAAAATACAAATTTTAAATGGAAAACATAAAGGTGAAAATGTCACTATAAAGAATACTGTTGATCCTTCCAGGCAGGGAAATCCAATTTTTAATAAGGGAGATCAGGTATTCCTATCTATAAGTGAAGATAGCAATGGCAATATAACCTCATCTAATATTTATCAGGTTGCCAGAGACAAGCCCCTAACCTACTTACTTATATTCTTTATACTTTCTATGATATTAATTGGAAAAGGCAAAGGATTCAAGTCTATAATAACTTTGACATTTACTTGTTTCATGGTAATAAAGGTGTTTCTAAATTTAATTTTACAGGGGTATAATCCTATAACCATTTCCATATTTGTCTGCATTGCCATAACCATTGTATCTTTAGTGATGATAGGAGGAATAAATCGAAAAACCATTTCAGCTATTATTGGAACAACTAGTGGAGTAGTTATATCAGGAGTTATATCATTTATAGTGGTGAATTCAACCAAAGTTTCTGGAGTTGGTACGGAAGAGGCTCAGCTGCTTATGGATATTCCTCTTAAACATGCACTTGATTTTAAAGCTATTTTATTTGCAGCCATACTTATAGGAGCCCTTGGGGCTGTAATGGATGTAAGTATGTCTATAGCATCAACCATGACAGAAATAAAAGAAGCACATCCTAAAATCAGTCCCGGCAGGCTTATGAAAGCGGGAATGGTTGTAGGCAGAGATACTATGGGAACCATGGCTACCACCTTAATTCTTGCTTATATTAGTGGTTCAATATGTTTAGTTCTAGGTTATTTAGCCAATAACAGTAATTTTTTAGATATAGTAAATCAGGATATGATAGCTTGTGAAATTATTAAAACTTTAGCCGGAAGCATAGGTTTAATTTTTACAATCCCCATAACAGTTATTGTATGCTGTATTTTAAGTGATTAG
- a CDS encoding ABC transporter permease, protein MSFICVLKSELTKYKKSLLWKGVFFIPIFSSILLFIDLHLRYDYLMEISRIKELAQIGIYNKMDVLLYENHLSTLWFILLNLSVVVIAFIVNYMEYSENTWKQIVARPVKRMKIYLSKWIIVFTASVALIALNGVFVILIKKFFGIEGNSALIFKYVLLEIAAVSGVVSFQQFISCYIKNSLIAAAIGFAGTIGSYLLAQSKILGNINPFSCVLRSLPLGDMSDAHAAAIFGVISGILWLIIGILEFNRRDIK, encoded by the coding sequence ATGAGCTTTATATGTGTTTTAAAATCTGAATTGACAAAGTATAAAAAATCCCTATTATGGAAAGGTGTATTTTTTATTCCCATATTTTCATCTATTCTTTTATTTATAGATCTTCATTTAAGATATGATTATTTAATGGAAATCAGTCGAATAAAGGAATTAGCTCAAATAGGAATTTATAACAAAATGGATGTTCTGCTTTATGAAAATCATTTATCTACATTGTGGTTCATACTTTTAAATTTATCTGTGGTAGTAATAGCTTTTATTGTAAACTACATGGAATACAGCGAAAATACCTGGAAACAAATAGTGGCAAGACCTGTAAAAAGGATGAAAATTTATCTATCCAAATGGATTATAGTATTTACAGCATCAGTTGCTTTGATAGCTTTAAATGGGGTTTTTGTAATACTTATAAAAAAGTTCTTTGGAATTGAAGGAAATTCTGCATTGATTTTTAAATATGTACTTCTGGAAATTGCTGCAGTCTCAGGAGTAGTAAGTTTCCAGCAGTTTATAAGCTGTTACATCAAAAATTCCTTGATTGCCGCTGCCATAGGATTTGCAGGCACTATAGGATCATATCTGCTTGCACAGAGTAAGATACTTGGAAATATAAATCCATTTTCCTGTGTTTTAAGATCGCTTCCTCTAGGGGACATGAGTGATGCCCATGCAGCTGCCATTTTTGGAGTAATCTCAGGTATATTATGGCTTATCATAGGAATTTTAGAATTTAATAGAAGGGATATCAAATAG
- a CDS encoding metal ABC transporter substrate-binding protein gives MCKIVLCSFLITSFMFIFAGCSSKTAETTNTNSQSKIKVVVSFNAMKEFASAIGKDKIAITTIVPNGTEPHDFEPTTESLKNLSSANVFIYNGLGMESWTDKILKSIDNKNLVVVNASKDSNPIKNTEAEEIEEHGEYDPHIWISLKGAEVESKNIKDALVKVDPSNKEFYEKNYDEFSKQLKDLHNEYTKKFETVKNKNFVTGHAAFAYLCRDYGLNQNSVENVFAEGEPSTKKLKELVDYCKQNKITTIFMEDMVSPKVSTTLANEIGAKVEKIYTLESKEDNKNYIESMKNNLEIIYNSLK, from the coding sequence ATGTGCAAAATAGTATTATGCTCTTTTCTAATTACTTCTTTCATGTTTATTTTTGCCGGCTGCAGCAGCAAAACGGCTGAAACTACTAATACAAACTCCCAATCCAAAATAAAAGTTGTAGTATCCTTCAATGCCATGAAAGAATTTGCTTCAGCTATTGGAAAAGATAAAATTGCCATTACCACAATAGTTCCCAACGGCACGGAACCTCACGATTTTGAACCAACTACAGAAAGCCTTAAAAATTTAAGCAGTGCCAATGTATTTATATACAATGGACTAGGTATGGAATCCTGGACGGACAAAATTTTAAAATCTATTGATAATAAAAATTTAGTTGTAGTAAATGCTTCAAAGGACTCAAATCCCATCAAAAATACTGAAGCTGAAGAAATAGAAGAACACGGAGAATATGATCCGCATATTTGGATTAGTTTAAAAGGTGCAGAAGTTGAATCCAAGAATATTAAAGATGCTTTGGTTAAAGTGGACCCTTCAAATAAAGAATTCTATGAAAAAAACTATGATGAATTTTCAAAGCAGCTAAAGGATCTCCATAATGAATATACTAAAAAATTTGAAACTGTGAAGAATAAAAATTTTGTAACAGGCCACGCTGCCTTTGCATATCTCTGTAGAGATTACGGCCTAAATCAAAACAGTGTAGAAAATGTATTTGCAGAAGGAGAACCTTCTACAAAAAAATTAAAAGAACTGGTAGATTACTGCAAACAAAATAAAATAACAACTATATTTATGGAAGACATGGTAAGTCCTAAAGTATCTACCACCCTGGCCAATGAAATAGGTGCCAAAGTTGAAAAGATATATACACTTGAAAGTAAAGAGGATAACAAAAACTATATTGAAAGTATGAAAAATAATTTAGAAATAATTTACAATAGTTTAAAATAA
- the gdhA gene encoding NADP-specific glutamate dehydrogenase, translated as MSYVDSVLEELIKKDAPQKEFIQAVTEVLNSIRPVIDSNSHFKEMGLLERIVEPERVLMFRVPWVDDNKKVRVNRGFRVQFNSAIGPYKGGLRFHPSVNLSIIKFLGFEQIFKNSLTGMPIGGGKGGADFDPKGKSDHEIMVFCQSFMTELFHHIGPDTDVPAGDIGVGSREIGYLYGQYKRLSNRFHGVLTGKGLTYGGSLARTQATGYGVIYFAEEMLKIKNDSIKNKKIIISGSGNVAIYAAEKATALDGKVVALSDSTGWIYDKEGVDLETVKKIKLVNHSRLRDYISIHKNAEYHKGKGIWSIPCDIALPCATQNELDAKDASTLIKNSVKMVVEGANMPITIEAIQLLQSEGILYAPGKAANAGGVATSALEMSQNSIRTSWTFYEVDTRLRHIMSSIHEHTYDAAEAYGHKGNYLVGANIAGFLKVAEAMMDQGIV; from the coding sequence ATGTCTTACGTTGATTCCGTACTGGAAGAACTCATTAAAAAGGATGCCCCGCAGAAAGAGTTTATTCAAGCTGTCACAGAAGTTCTGAATTCTATTAGACCTGTAATTGATTCCAACAGCCACTTTAAAGAAATGGGACTTTTGGAACGTATAGTGGAACCTGAACGAGTTTTGATGTTTCGTGTGCCCTGGGTGGATGACAATAAAAAAGTAAGGGTAAACCGTGGATTTCGTGTGCAATTCAACAGTGCCATTGGCCCTTATAAAGGAGGACTTCGTTTTCACCCTTCTGTCAATCTCAGTATCATCAAATTTCTTGGTTTTGAGCAGATCTTTAAAAATTCGCTGACCGGTATGCCTATCGGAGGCGGTAAAGGCGGTGCAGATTTTGATCCCAAGGGCAAATCCGACCATGAAATAATGGTATTTTGTCAGAGTTTCATGACTGAACTCTTTCATCATATAGGACCGGACACAGATGTACCTGCCGGTGATATTGGTGTTGGAAGTCGTGAAATTGGATATCTTTATGGTCAGTATAAAAGACTATCCAATCGTTTTCATGGTGTTTTAACTGGTAAAGGATTAACTTACGGGGGATCACTAGCCCGCACCCAGGCAACTGGTTATGGTGTAATTTATTTCGCAGAAGAAATGCTGAAAATTAAAAACGATTCCATTAAAAACAAGAAAATTATCATTTCAGGTTCAGGCAATGTAGCTATCTATGCTGCTGAAAAAGCCACAGCATTAGATGGGAAGGTCGTAGCGCTTAGTGATTCCACAGGCTGGATATATGATAAAGAAGGAGTAGATTTAGAAACAGTTAAAAAAATCAAGCTGGTTAACCACAGCCGTCTCAGAGATTATATATCCATTCACAAAAATGCAGAATATCATAAAGGTAAAGGTATATGGTCCATTCCTTGTGATATTGCCCTGCCTTGCGCCACACAAAATGAACTGGATGCAAAAGATGCCTCAACTCTCATTAAAAATAGTGTAAAAATGGTTGTTGAAGGTGCAAATATGCCTATAACGATTGAGGCTATACAACTTTTACAAAGTGAAGGAATACTCTATGCTCCTGGAAAAGCAGCCAATGCCGGCGGAGTGGCCACTTCCGCACTGGAAATGAGTCAAAATTCCATCCGTACAAGCTGGACTTTTTATGAAGTTGATACCCGCTTGCGCCACATTATGTCCAGTATTCATGAGCATACCTACGATGCAGCAGAAGCTTATGGTCACAAAGGAAACTATTTAGTTGGTGCCAATATAGCCGGCTTTCTAAAAGTAGCAGAAGCTATGATGGATCAGGGAATAGTTTAA
- a CDS encoding ABC transporter ATP-binding protein encodes MSEKIIETKNLTKEFKGFKAVDKLSLTVKKGRVYGFLGPNGAGKSTTIRMLLGLITPTKGQIKIFDKNLKENRLTILRKIGSLVESPSYYGNLTAYENLEVTAKLLELDYKYIDEVLDFVKLTEWKNRQCKKFSLGMKQRLGIAQALISKPELLILDEPTNGLDPSGIHEIRELIKNLPKIYNMTVIISSHNLSEIELTADDIGIINRGNMLFQGTLEELHSRSKGEICIGVKDLKKAAHTLNDYGYKYKIKDDDIFVKLLEVEPYEILRQLILNDNRVFKFIEVQKSLEEIFLLLTEGGKNI; translated from the coding sequence ATGTCAGAAAAAATTATAGAAACTAAAAACTTAACCAAGGAATTTAAAGGTTTTAAGGCAGTAGACAAGCTGAGCCTTACAGTAAAAAAAGGTAGGGTATATGGATTTCTGGGACCAAACGGTGCTGGAAAATCTACAACCATAAGAATGCTCCTGGGACTTATAACCCCTACAAAAGGACAAATTAAAATATTTGATAAAAATTTAAAGGAAAATAGACTGACCATTTTGAGAAAAATTGGCTCTCTGGTTGAATCCCCCTCCTATTATGGAAATTTAACTGCCTATGAAAATCTGGAGGTAACAGCAAAGCTTTTGGAACTTGATTATAAATACATTGATGAGGTTTTAGATTTTGTAAAACTTACTGAATGGAAAAACAGACAATGCAAAAAATTTTCTCTTGGAATGAAGCAAAGACTTGGAATCGCCCAGGCACTTATATCAAAGCCGGAACTTTTAATATTAGATGAACCTACCAATGGACTCGACCCCTCTGGAATTCATGAAATAAGAGAGCTTATAAAAAATCTTCCTAAAATTTATAATATGACAGTAATTATATCCAGCCATAATTTAAGTGAAATTGAACTTACAGCAGATGACATAGGCATCATAAACAGAGGAAATATGTTGTTTCAAGGTACCCTTGAAGAACTTCATTCAAGAAGCAAAGGCGAGATTTGTATAGGAGTGAAGGACTTGAAAAAAGCAGCCCATACATTGAATGATTATGGATATAAATACAAAATAAAAGATGATGATATTTTTGTAAAACTCCTGGAAGTGGAACCTTATGAAATCTTAAGGCAATTAATATTAAATGACAACAGAGTATTTAAATTTATAGAAGTACAAAAATCTCTTGAAGAAATATTTCTTCTTCTCACTGAAGGGGGAAAAAATATATGA
- a CDS encoding ABC transporter permease — translation MKNIYKVELLKLKHSKILGIVMFLPLFFVILGFANFLRYRDLFTSKGQNIWQQVYTQSSMFYGLFLMALFITILVAVLVRIENSGDNFKRILALPVKRSDIYISKLFIGCGMVLLNLFVFTLLIIAAGIVAAPHNESMPREIIYSPLLCFIASLPVIAIQYYLTMKFENIAVPLGVGVVFSLPSVLINNTRYWILFPWAYPGRALLNGSNLNFPFSNYMYILSVSVFVIFIIVGVYEFNKKDI, via the coding sequence ATGAAGAATATATATAAAGTGGAATTATTAAAATTAAAACATTCAAAAATACTGGGCATAGTTATGTTTTTGCCTTTATTCTTCGTAATCCTAGGTTTTGCAAATTTCCTGAGATACAGGGATCTCTTCACATCAAAAGGCCAGAACATATGGCAGCAGGTATACACTCAAAGTTCCATGTTTTATGGACTATTTCTTATGGCTTTATTTATTACTATTTTAGTTGCAGTTTTAGTGAGAATAGAAAACAGTGGAGATAACTTTAAAAGAATACTTGCATTACCTGTAAAAAGAAGTGATATATACATATCAAAACTATTTATAGGCTGTGGTATGGTACTTTTAAATCTTTTTGTATTTACTCTACTTATAATTGCTGCAGGAATAGTTGCAGCACCCCATAATGAGAGTATGCCAAGAGAGATTATATATTCTCCCCTGTTGTGCTTTATAGCTTCACTTCCTGTTATAGCAATTCAATATTACTTAACCATGAAATTTGAAAACATTGCAGTTCCTTTAGGAGTGGGAGTGGTATTTTCTCTTCCATCAGTACTTATAAACAACACCAGGTACTGGATATTATTTCCCTGGGCTTATCCTGGAAGGGCACTTTTAAATGGTTCAAATTTAAATTTTCCTTTCTCCAATTACATGTATATACTATCTGTGTCAGTATTTGTTATTTTCATAATTGTTGGTGTATATGAATTCAATAAAAAAGATATATGA
- a CDS encoding methyl-accepting chemotaxis protein — translation MKSIKIRIIILISLLSIIVCTGLAMQLYNSSKNILVQDVRQTMPNFVTQGSENINQFVINQFTILEELGSSENLPTTVNNNTDIQNIKEILSKKTKSLGSLKMAVINSQGTAIYDNGEIEDVKNTDYFKKAISGERVVTDPIKIGKEASPVVVYAVPIKTNNNITGVLISVRDGYELSNFVKNIKYGKSGDIIILNKQGETIGHSNIEIAKKSIHIEESTETNTSNKNADTVTSATSKIVDKDSDFINMPDLIKQMTNGKSGFGNHTFNGVERFIIYGPIGKLGWSMAIEVNKSEVLSGLTSLRMKCIAISIVFLILSIIIGYLIARNISTPINYLTDICKQMAGGNFVFLIKDDYIKRKDEIGNLAVGFNKIRINVSEIIQNLIEEAKNMDKSVKIFTDIVLELNAMIENLSTVTEELSQGMRNTAASTDEMNASSSNIENSIKDISHNSQSMSVSVSEISTTAKNALDNFIKSHNKIFDTLSTTKENLAKSLTNAEEVNEIENLSEAILEITSKTNLLALNANIEAVRAGEEGKGFGVVASEIGKLADDSKNTINEMQNITKNVISSVKDLSHHSNDMLKFMENDIDKDYKLMLQMMNQYNEDAQSIHNMIADFSSNTKNIFISIQSMLEEIDKVSSAAAEGSKNTEDIVQKLTTLLQKSNEVHGEVQYLKNSTVKLNQIISKFKIS, via the coding sequence ATGAAAAGTATAAAAATAAGAATTATTATATTAATTAGCTTGCTGTCTATAATAGTTTGTACAGGCTTAGCCATGCAACTGTATAATTCATCTAAAAATATATTGGTACAAGATGTAAGACAAACAATGCCAAACTTTGTTACCCAGGGATCAGAAAATATCAATCAATTTGTAATTAATCAATTTACTATACTAGAAGAATTAGGGTCCAGTGAAAATTTACCTACAACAGTTAATAACAATACTGATATACAAAATATCAAGGAAATACTATCAAAAAAGACAAAATCCTTAGGCAGTTTAAAAATGGCAGTAATAAACAGTCAGGGAACTGCAATCTATGATAACGGTGAAATTGAAGATGTTAAAAATACCGATTATTTTAAAAAAGCAATTAGCGGTGAAAGAGTGGTTACTGATCCCATTAAAATAGGTAAAGAAGCTTCCCCTGTAGTGGTATATGCTGTTCCTATAAAAACAAACAATAATATTACTGGCGTATTGATTTCCGTAAGAGATGGATATGAATTAAGCAATTTTGTTAAAAATATAAAATACGGAAAATCCGGAGATATCATTATACTTAACAAACAGGGAGAAACTATTGGTCACTCAAATATTGAGATAGCTAAAAAAAGTATACATATTGAAGAGTCTACTGAAACTAATACCAGCAACAAAAATGCAGATACCGTTACCTCTGCAACATCCAAAATTGTTGACAAGGATTCAGATTTTATCAACATGCCTGACTTAATAAAACAAATGACAAATGGAAAGAGTGGTTTTGGAAACCACACATTTAACGGTGTGGAAAGATTTATAATATATGGACCAATTGGAAAGTTAGGATGGTCAATGGCTATTGAAGTTAATAAAAGCGAAGTATTATCAGGTCTGACTTCTCTAAGAATGAAATGTATCGCTATATCCATTGTTTTTTTAATTTTAAGTATAATAATAGGATACTTAATTGCAAGAAATATATCCACTCCCATTAACTATCTTACAGATATATGCAAACAAATGGCAGGAGGAAACTTTGTATTTTTAATTAAAGATGATTACATAAAGAGGAAAGATGAAATTGGTAATTTGGCTGTAGGTTTTAATAAAATCAGGATAAACGTTTCTGAAATTATACAGAATTTAATTGAAGAAGCTAAAAATATGGATAAATCAGTTAAAATATTTACCGACATAGTTTTAGAGCTCAATGCAATGATAGAAAATCTATCTACTGTAACAGAGGAATTATCACAGGGTATGAGAAATACGGCAGCATCCACAGATGAGATGAATGCCTCATCATCCAATATAGAAAATTCAATTAAAGATATTTCTCATAATTCTCAGTCAATGTCAGTATCCGTCAGTGAAATTAGTACAACTGCCAAAAACGCTCTGGACAACTTTATAAAGTCACATAATAAAATATTTGACACATTGTCAACTACAAAAGAAAACCTTGCAAAATCTCTGACAAACGCAGAAGAAGTAAATGAAATCGAAAATCTATCTGAAGCTATATTAGAAATTACATCAAAAACAAATTTGCTGGCCTTAAATGCCAATATAGAAGCAGTCAGGGCAGGAGAGGAAGGCAAAGGCTTTGGCGTAGTTGCCAGTGAAATAGGTAAATTAGCGGATGACTCAAAAAATACTATTAATGAAATGCAAAATATAACCAAAAATGTAATTAGCTCAGTAAAAGACTTATCCCATCATTCAAATGATATGTTAAAGTTTATGGAAAATGATATTGATAAAGATTATAAATTGATGCTTCAAATGATGAATCAATACAATGAAGATGCTCAGTCTATCCATAATATGATAGCTGATTTCAGTTCAAATACTAAAAATATATTTATATCCATACAGAGCATGCTTGAAGAAATTGATAAAGTATCCTCAGCTGCTGCTGAAGGTTCAAAAAATACTGAAGATATAGTACAAAAGCTAACCACATTATTACAAAAATCAAATGAAGTTCATGGAGAGGTTCAATACCTAAAAAACAGTACAGTAAAACTTAACCAAATCATATCAAAGTTCAAAATTTCTTAA